A genomic stretch from Argiope bruennichi chromosome 2, qqArgBrue1.1, whole genome shotgun sequence includes:
- the LOC129961557 gene encoding partner of bursicon-like — protein MQVFAVMPKKMTSNFANCLLITWYIFLLINQVCSREQNEVEVAEVVAAMKDACETLPSTIQVTKEEYDDLGNVVRSCEGTIGVTKCEGTCTSQIQPSVVTPTGFLKDCHCCRETWMRQREILLTDCYTQDGKRIFGQQGTMVIHLKEPEACACHKCGL, from the exons ATGCAAGTCTTTGCTGTGATGCCGAAAAAG ATGACTTCAAATTTTGCCAACTGCCTTTTGATCACATGGtacatttttcttctaattaaccAAGTTTGCAGTCGAGAACAAAATGAAGTTGAAGTTGCTGAAGTAGTAGCTGCTATGAAAGATGCCTGCGAAACTTTGCCTTCTACCATTCAGGTAACCAAAGAAGAATATGATGACCTTGGAAATGTAGTCAGATCTTGTGAAGGTACCATTGGGGTAACCAAATGCGAAGGTACGTGCACTTCACAGATACAACCAAGTGTTGTGACCCCTACTGGATTTTTAAAG GATTGCCACTGTTGCAGGGAAACATGGATGAGACAGCGAGAAATTCTTCTGACAGACTGCTATACACAGGACGGTAAGAGGATTTTTGGACAACAAGGAACGATGGTCATTCATTTGAAAGAACCTGAAGCTTGTGCCTGTCACAAATGCGGACTTTAA